Proteins from one Lycium ferocissimum isolate CSIRO_LF1 unplaced genomic scaffold, AGI_CSIRO_Lferr_CH_V1 ctg14995, whole genome shotgun sequence genomic window:
- the LOC132042393 gene encoding uncharacterized protein LOC132042393 has protein sequence MVNIRDAVEPQIFWYLRNGTSSFWYENWTRLGALYYIIPDAAREEEIEVRQFVENGQWNMKLLTNTLDQELAQHIKDNIKVPDGEEDDEPYWMLETNGKFSVKSTWEFLRHKESNKPAIGS, from the coding sequence ATGGTGAACATAAGAGATGCAGTTGAGCCacaaatattttggtatttgagAAATGGAACTTCAAGTTTCTGGTATGAGAATTGGACAAGGCTTGGGGCACTTTATTATATCATTCCTGATGCTGCTAGAGAAGAAGAGATAGAGGTTAGACAATTTGTggaaaatggccaatggaacaTGAAACTGTTAACAAATACTCTAGATCAGGAATTGGCTCAGCatatcaaggataacatcaaagttccagatggtgaagaagatgatgaaccATATTGGATGTTGGAAACAAATGGCAAATTCTCAGTTAAATCTACATGGGAATTTCTCAGGCATAAAGAGAGCAACAAACCAGCTATAGGCTCATAA